Genomic segment of Saprospira sp. CCB-QB6:
AATCGAGAACTTGATGAAGGATGAGGCTACTGTTCGTCAGTTTGGAGAGCAAGTACAAGAACAAAAAGTATTTGAAGCCCTCTTCCCTCTCTTTGGTAAAGCTGAAGAAACTGTAGATGCCGCCAAATTTGACGAAGTCTACAAAGCTCGCTTCGAGCAAAACGAAGCAGCCACTTCTGAAGAAGTTGTAGAAGAAGTAGAAGCGGAAGACGCAGAATAACTACTGTCACATATATAGGTATTACACCTAAACGAAGAGCAGGACTACAAAATGTAGTTCTGCTCTTTTTTTATCTAAATGTTAATTTATATTGATAAACTGTTAACAAATCTAGGCATTCATTGCAAAAAGCTAAAAATCAGCGTTTTTTATTTTGAACATTTAAACAATATCTTAATTTTGTAACTGTAGAGACTGCTGTTGCATTTTGGCAGTTTCTATAAAGAAAACAGCTATACTATAAAACAAACTGCTATGCCTACACCGCTTAACAAAAGCTATCACTTTGCAAATGATGAAACAGAGATTCAGTTTCAGTTTAAAGATTTACGCAAAATCGTTTTAGATCTTCGCGCACTTAATCATGAATTAAGACAACGAATTGTTCGACTTCTGTTGGATAATGGCCCAATGACCGTCACACAGCTCTATATTAAATTGCGTATCGAGCAATCTGTAGCCTCCCAACATTTGGCCATCCTCAGAAAAGCTAATATTGTTTTAGCAGAAAGAGAAGGCAAGTTTATCCATTATCACCTTGATAAAAATCAGCTAGAACGTATTGAAGAGTTACTAGCAGGCCTACAATAAACTCCTTTTCCATCTTTTAAAATCAACGCAATCATGGCAACAACTCTGTCTTCTAACAAACAACCAACTAACCATATCGATTTGCACCTTCTTGATCAAGCTAATCAAACTATCCGGGCACTAGCCCATGCACTCCGTCTCGACATTCTGTCTTATATCGACAAACACCCTGGCACGAATGTCAATAGTATCTATAATGCTTTAGAACTAGAGCAATCTATCACCTCTCAGCATCTACGCATTCTCCGACAAGCAGAACTCGTTATCTACGAGCGACAAGGAAAACAAATTCTCTATACACTTAACTACTCTAGATTGCATTCGTTACAGTCTGCAATCAAAGATTTTTTAAAATAAAGGCAATTTAGGGACTGCCGAAAAAGAAAGCTCCTGCGAGATATCTCGCAGGAGCTTTTCTAATCCTAAGATAAGGCTGCTTAAAAGCGCTCTTTAAAATCTAAACGATTTTTATCCTTCTGATAAATGCTCGTTTTAACGGTTCGCTTGCCCGTTTTACTATCTACCGACTCTTGCTCAAAACGCAAAAGCTCATTTTTATACGATAAACGGCCTTCTAGCTTTTGCCCAAAGTCTTCCCCAACTTGCAGTAAATAACTCAAACTCTCTACCTTGGACCCCGATTTCTTAAAGGAAACTGCATCTACCGTAATCATATTTCCAGCCTCCTTTTTGCTAGCATAAAGCAAGACCCAGCCCTTTTTTAAAGCAATTTTCCCCAAAGGGAAGTATTTAGTCCCCGCCGGAATATAACCTATATCCAATTTGGCCACTTCTGTAGCAGGCAAGGCCTTCGCCAACTGCCCACAAATTTTTTCCAACTGCTCGGCTTCCAAACTGCCCGAAAGATCTTTAAAATGCCCCAACAAGGCCTCATCTAATTGTGCTGAAAGCCCTAGGCTCAACAACATACTCAAAGAAAATAATAGGAAATTTTTCATCTTGTCATTTTATACTGAACTCACAAAAAGGAAGCCTACTCATAAATTAGGTCCACATAAATAGGTAAATGATCGCTAAATCCACCCAAAAACTTGGGCCCACCATAGGTCCGAAATGGCTGCAAACCCATATACGCCCGATCTTCTTCCAGTAAAAAACGAGCTGCAAAAATTTGCGCCCCCAAAGGACTCGCCCGCAAATGCCCTTTGGCCGTTTCTTGGACCAATGGCGTAGAAACAACCATATGATCTAAGGTGCCCCAATGTCCTCTAAATTTATGAGATCCCAATTGCCAATTCTTAGACAATGCATGCATGTAGTTATACATATCGCCCGGCCCCAAATCTTCTTTTTCGGGCACAGCACGCAATACTTCGGTCAATGAAATGTTTTCGGCCTCATCATTAAAGTCTCCCATAACGGCTATTTTAGCCTGCGGACTCGCTTTATAAATAGAGTCTATTTTGGCCCGAACCAAACCCGCTACATAAACCCGCTTGGGCTCACTTGCCGCCTGCCCCCCTCTTCGAGAAGGCCAGTGATTGACAAAAATGTGCAGACTGTCTTTGCTCCCCAACACTTTTCCGCAAACGTAAAGAACATCCCGCGTTTTGACAGCCGTATCAAATGGAAAAACGACCCGAATGGGCTCATGATGCAAAACCTCAAATTTGTCTGAGCGATAAATAAAGCCCACATCAATCCCCCGCCGATCGGGAGAGTCCTCATGCACAATTTTATAACGGAATTTCTGCAAAGGGGTCAAACTCAACAAATCTTCCAAGACTTTTCGGTTTTCCAACTCGCAAAAGCCCACCATTTCGGGTGGACCGCCCCAGCCCCCAAGGGCCGTCAATACCTTATAAATATTACTTAATTTCTGCTTATAGCGATAATAACTCCAGCCCTTCAGGCCCCTTGGCGTAAACTCATCATCCCGTTTTTTGGGGTCGTCTTCTGTGTCAAAGAGGTTTTCTACATTGTAGAAGGTCAAGCGAACCGCCCGCCCCTGCCGAGCTCCATCATCAAAGTTTTTGAGGCCCAATTTCAAGGCGCCTTCTTCGGCCTCTCGTAGGGCGCTGCTGTCTGCCTGAGCAGAAAGTTGCCAAAAACTAGCACAACACCATAGTAAAGCTAGATAATACCGCATTTTCTATAATTTTAAAGTAGACTAATGTATTTTTGATTTGGGGCCTGCGGGCCAAAGGCCCGCCCTTACGCTTCGGGGCTCGCTGTTCGCTCGGCCCTGCGGCGGCAAAGCCGCCTGGGTCTGGCCTTCGGCCACCCCTGCGCATCAGTAGGCCGCTCAACGGCCTTGTTTTGCTTTGGGCCGAAGGCTGCGGCCGCTGGGCCGCTTTTGGTCCAGAAAGGCGCGAAGCGCCTTGGCTTAGGGATGGAAAGCAGTGGCCCGCAGGGCCAGACCAAGGCGCTGCAAGCGCCGAAGGGCCGAGCGAACAGCGAGCTGCGACACAGCCCGACCCGACCGCAGGGAGGGGAAGCCCCAAAAAAACAGCTCCCCTACCCTAGCTAAATTACACAAATTGCTGGGCTCCGCCTTAGCCCCTCTACAATCTTTACCCTTTTTTAATTTGCGCCGCAAAAATGAAAGCTTGGAAACTTCGCTCTTTTAATACCACTACCGCTCAGCAGCTGCAAGAGGCGCTGAAGGTGCATCCTGTTTTTTGCCAGTTGTTGGTCCAAAGAGGGGTGCATGATTTTGAGCAGGCCAAACAATTTTTTCGGCCCAATTTGGCCAATTTGCATGCGCCTAATTTGTTGGCGGGTATGCCTGCTGCTTTGGCGCGTTTGGGGCAGGCCTTGGCGCAGGGCGAAAAAACCCTACTTTTTGCCGATTATGATGTCGATGGCCTTTCCGCTTTGCTCATTTTACATCGCATATTGGACCAAAAGCTGCCTTTAGATTATCTTTTGCCCGATCGTTTTGAGCAGGGTTATGGTCTTTCGGTTTATGCGGTAGAGTTTGCGCAGGCGGTAAATTGTTCGCTCATTATTGCTTTAGATTGTGGTAGTCGGGACCATAAAGCGTTGGCATTGGCCCAAAAGCTGGGCATTGATGTGATTATTGTGGATCATCATGAATTGCTACGTAAGCAGCAGCCCAAAGCAGCGGCTTTAATCAACCCCAAACAAGCCCAATGCGGCTATCCCAATTCGGAAATTACGGCGGCGGGCTTGGCCTTTAAGTTAGCCCAAGCCTTGGTGGAGCAAGAAAATTGGCCAGAGGCGCCACTTTGGCCGCTTTTGCAGTGGGTAGCGCTCAGTTTGGCGGCAGACCAAGCCCCATTGACTGGCGAAAATCGAATTTTGGCCCATCATGGTTTGCGTTTTTTAGAAGAGGAGGGAGAAGAAATTTTGCAGCAGATTCAGGAGCGTTTGGAGCGGCCAAGGCCTTATAATATGCAGGCGCTTTATTTTGGTTTGGTGCCCTTGCTCAATGCGCCGGGGCGGATGGGGCATGCTCAAACGGCTGCTGATTGCTTATTGGCCAAGGGAGAAAAGGAGCAAAAGAAGAAATTGGAGCTTTTGTTTTTGCAAAATCAGGCGAGAAAAAGGGCTCAGGAAGAGGTTTATCAGGAAATCCAACGAATATTACAAGAGCAGGGGCAATGGTTAGAGCGTTCGCTTTTGTTGTTGGCCCAGCCGCATTGGCCGCTTGGTGTTTTGGGCATTTTGGCCAGTCGATTGAGTAAAGAATGGGGGCGGCCCTGTCTTCTTTTTGGGCAAAATAAAGCGGGTAACTGGCAGGGATCGGGTCGTTCTCCTGAAGGGCAAGAATTATTGCCTGCGGTAGAGGCTTGTTCTGCGCAGTTATTACAATATGGTGGGCATAGTCGGGCCTTGGGTTTACAGCTCAAAAAAGAAGAATTGGCTGCTTTTGAGGCGGCCTTAGAGGCCCAGCTTTATCAGCAGTTGAGTCGGGGGCCAGAGCCAGAAGCCATAGCAATAGATGCTCAGTTAGATTTTTCTTTAATTGGGCCAAAGTTTTGGAAATTGCTCAAGCAATTTGCGCCCTTTGGGCCGGGCAATCCCAATCCTTGTTTTATGAGTAAAAACCTTTGTGATAGTGGCTATTCCAAGGCGATCAATCAGAAGCATTTGCGTTTATTTTTGCGGCAGGGGCAAGGGAGTCCGCAAGAGGGAATAGCGTATAATTTTATGGAACATTTTGAGCAGATCAAGAGTCGCAAGCCCTTTCATTTATGTTATCAATTGGAAGAGCATTTTTATCGGGGGCGGCGGAAATTGCAATTTGTGGCTAGAGACATCAAGTTTTAGTAGTCTAAAAAAGGAAAGGGCTAAGCTTAAACAGCTTAGCCCTTTTTTAGGTCATTAGCCCAAATCATTTTCCATTAAGCCGCCGCCATTGAGGCCAGCGCCCAGGTCTAGTTGGACCTCAATTTGGTCAATAAGGCTTTCTCCGGCTTTGAGGTTTAGGCCAGAGAAATCGATACTAATATCTCGGCTATTTCCGCCTTCTTCGATAGGGACAGAAAACTGTCCAGCTTGCAGGTTAACTTGTCGGCTACTTTCCAGATATTCAAAAGAATTAGTATTGAACTTCAGGTCGGCGATTTGGAACTCTACGGCTGCTTGGTGGATCCAGTTTGCTTGGCTATCAGAAGTAAAGAAAGAGCCATTTCCTTGGATTTGGAGTTGGTTATCTTGGTAAGTGTAGCTTCCTTGGAGCGTAAACTCATCATTTGTCATGCTAAGATAATCGAGCAGGGCTTTGGGTTCGGAGCTACCGCCTTTAGTAAAGCCGAGTTGGTCTTCGATTCCTTCATAGACGACATTTAGTTCTTCGAAGGCTTCGAAATGTTCTTCTTGGGCCATTTCGAGTTCTTCTTGTAATTCGTCTAATTCGGCTCGAATATCGTCTAGTTCGGCTTGTTCCTCTGCAGAGAGTTGATTTTGGCGGGCTTCTAGGCCTTCTTTGGCGATAGTTTTCTCTTTAATTTGGTCTTGAAGATCGAGGGTTGCATCTTCTGCGGCATAGAAAAGTTCTTGATCTTGGGCGACCACATCAGTATATTCAAAAAGCAGGTCTAGGACGGGGTCGTATTGATTGAGTAAAGAAAGGCTATTCACATCTCCATCTTTAATCAGACCTGCTTCGAGTTGTTCGTGTAATTTTTCTACTGCGCTATATTCTGCATTACCAGAGCCCACACCATCTACGCCAGTATTTCCTTGTAAGACCTCTTGAATAGCTGCGGTATAGCCAGCTTGGAATCCCTCCTTATATTGTTGAAAAAAGGGTTGAATTTGGCTTTGGTAGAGTGCTTGAAAGTTAGCTTTTAGTTGTTTCCGAATAGATTTATCGAGGCTACGTTTACCATCTTTATCAAAGTCGGCAATAAAATTATCATATTCTGCTTGTAGGGCTAAAACTTGATCATCAATGTAGTCATTTTGGTTTTGGCCAGGGGCCAAAGCGGTAGGATGCTCCTGTCCAAAAATGCGAATTAGATCAGCGTAGGCATTAGTAACTGCAACTGCTAAAGCTTCATCTTCATCAGAGGAAGACGTTTGTTGGGCGGCCTCTGATTTTTCTTTTTTGATTAGTTCATTTAAGGCCTTTCTCATCTCGCCAACTAAGCGGTAGCGACCTTTTTCCATTTCGGCAGAAGAGGAATTGGGACTATTGTAAGAATCTTCGATCAGGAGTTCCCTTGCTTTTTCGTAGCCTTGGACATATTTATCTTGGCCTACATTTCCGGCAGCGGCTAGGAGTTGAGTTTGATAGTTAGTTGCTTCGGCTAGGGCGGCTCCTTCTTCGGCTGTTTCGGAATTATTGATTCCTTCTACTAGGCCTTTTCGGGCACCTCGGATATATCCTTCTTTAAAACTTTGCAGTTGTTTTTCCCATTCGGCAATTGTCTTTCGCATGAATTGTTTGTCCTCATTAGACAGCTGTTCTGTTAGGAGGCCTTCTGCTTGGCTAATGAGTGTTGTAGTGAGTTCTTGATGATTTTCTAGGGGCGTAGCATTTTGGTCAAACCCTAATAGATTTTGAGCTTGGCCTTCAATTTGGCTTAGGATATTAGGGATTTGGCTATCCTCTAATTCTTCGGCGGCCGCTTGGCCTGTTTCTTTTGCGATTTGAATAATTTTGGGTAAGAATGCTTTTAAGTCTTCTAGCATAGTAGGCACTCCGTTCGCTTCAAACTCTCCTTGGAGGTTAGCCATTTGGCTGGGGCTAGCTTGGCGTTGGTCTCGGCCATAAGAGTAACCTTTTTCATAGGCATTAGCATAGGCATCGCCTAAGGTAGTTCGCAGCTCTTCTATTCTTTGGTCGAGGACAGAGCTTGACTTTTTGGTTTCTCCATTGATTGTTTGGTTGAGTCCATCTTGCCGTCCAGTTGTGCGACCAAGGTGAAACTGTCCTTCTAATTCAGAGGCATAAGACAAAGTAGGATCTTTGGGCGTATAGCTTAATTCCTCAAAATTATCTCCTTCTTTTTCGTTAGTTGCGGCTAAATAGCCTTGTTGGTAGCCTAAGTTATAGGCTTCTCCCTTATCAAAAAGGTATTGATAGCCATTTAGGAAACCCTCCTGTGTTGGTCCATCTAGTTTTTCGGCTTCTGCTTCCTTTTGGGATTCAAAATTTTCGCCATTGAGCAAAGCTTTTTTGTGTGCAGCAATATCTTTTCGGGCGATTTCTTGGCCCAATTGATAACCTCTATCGTGGCCTCCGCCTTGTATTTTTCGATTAACTTCTTCTGTACTAATTAGGCCAGCTTGTAGCATTTGGGCCATTTTATAGCCTTCGGCCTTACCTGCATTAAAAGCGGCTAGGGTATTTTTATCGGCTTGGGCATATTCTGTATCCTTGCCTGCTGCAGCGGCCAGCGCCTCTTCTTGTCCGGCCAGTGGAGGATATCCTTCTACTGACTGATAACCAAAGAGGAGACCGTCTTGACGGGCTTTTTCGGCACTATCTTGTTTAGCCACTTTGGCTGTTGCATCTTCTAATGCTTGCTGGTAACCTTTTTCGATTTCCGCCATTTGGCTATCGACCTTAGCTAGTGGATCTTCGGGAGCGCTTTCTTTTTTAGGATTAGCAGCAGCTTTTTGAGCCTTCTCTTCTAATTCTTTGCGTTTTTTGCTCAGTGCAGCTTGCATTTTAGCTTCTTTTTGGGCCAAAATCTCATTAGCTTGAGTTTTAGCCGCAGCTCCAATTTGGGCTTCGGGAGCTTCCTCATCGCCATAAAGTTTTAGGCTTCCACTAAGGTCGCTAGCATCTTGTCCATTAGCAAGCTTTGCTATAAACAACCAGTTATCATAATCTAGGTCATAGCCTTCCCTAAATTCATCAGACTGGCCAATAGAAGCTGCTTGAGCGCTATCATTTTCGTAGCCCTCAATCATTTGGGAAAGTGCTTGTCCTCTAAAATTATCGTATTGGCTAGCTTGGCGGCCGGCGCTATATCCTTGTTGATAATGAGAGGTAGGCGTAGCTTGTTTTTGTTTACCCGTCATTGCGTCGTCATAGCCTTCAAAATATTGCTTTCCCTCTCGTTCTCCTGCACTTTTCCCCACGCGATAGCCCTTAGCAAAAGCCATTTCTAGCTTTTGGGTATCGGCTTTTCCTTGCATTTCTTCTTGGATCACTTTGGCTAAGCCTTCTTTTTTCTTTCTCCAAGCTTCATCCGGCGTTTGACTAGGGCGTTCTTTTTGGGCTGTACTTTCATACTTAAACCAAAGCCCATAACCATATTCGCGGCCTTTTTCTACATAATCAACACCTCCAGCAGTTTGGCCAAATTCCTCTTTAGCATTTCGGAGTTCTTGAGCTTCTGCTCGTTCTTCTTTTGTTTGAGCTTGTTTTCCCCCATCTGCTCCACTATAGACAGTTTGATTATAGCCAATATAATAGCCTTTTTCGAACTCCTCGCCTTCTGCTTTGGCATTTGTAAAGGCTTCTTCTACTTTAGCGTCTACTTCTGCTTTTTTGCTGGCATCGCCTTGAGCGGCTCGATAGTGGTCATAAAAGAGTCCTCCCATATGTCGTCCAGCTTCATAACCTTTTGCTTTTGGGCTATCGGCAGAGACGGACATTTCTTTATCGACTAGTTTTTGCTTTTCAACATTATAATTTGTATTAAATGCGTGATAATAGCCTGTACTGAACTCTTTTTTGACATTTTCGTCATTGAGTTGTTCATCGATAGTGGCCAGATTTTCCTCAATCTTTTCGATTTTGGCAGTTAAGGCCTCTTTTTCTTTAGGATCTTCTGTTTGTTTGAGGTCCTTCTTATAGCGGTCTAAATTTACAGTAGCAGCCGCAGCAATTTTGCCAATATCCTGGCCTTTTTTGTACTCTACACTATTTGTTTTAGCTTTTTGCTCATTATCTAGCTTTTGCTGCTTAAACTTATTGTAAGAGGCGTTAAACGCATGAAAATAGCCTACCTCAAAGCTTTTCTTTTGCTCTGCAGTTTGTTCTTTGTCCTTTCCTTCTGCAAAATACTGTTTAGCGGAATCGGGGACAGGAGGAAGGTTTTCTCCCAATTCAGAGAGTGGTAGCGTTCCTTTCAGGACTTGTTTTGCTTTTTCTTCAGAAGACATAGCGGCCAAGGTTCCCATAACATGGCCTACCGCATAATGGGGATCTTTTTTTCGTTCCTCTTTTTCAGCTTTTACTTTAGTTTCTTTGCCCTTCATATAGGAGGCATTGAAGCCATGGTAAAATGCGCGAGAGTAAAGCTTTTTGGGATCGTCTGCGATAGGTTGGCCAGAAGCATCTTTATTATCGTCGGCATAGTTTGCCGCTTGCTTGCCCTGCTCTTTAGTCATGCCTTCTGGGGCTTTGCCTTGGCCTTCTGCTAAACCAATATTGTAGCCCAACTCATATCCTTTGCGATAAGTGGGATTTTCCATGAGTTCAGCGGGGCCGGGCATTGATTTTTTGACCGCGGCTGCGCGGGCCTGCATATAAACTGCATTAAATGCGCGATAATAAGCGACTTGATACGTTTTTGAGCGATTATCTACAGCGGCTTTAAGCACCTTAGCTCTTTCTTTATCCTCCGCTTTGCTGCTATTACTTTTTACGGCTGATTCTGTCCCATCTTTAGTCCCTTCCTGGGCTTCTGGGTCGGTAGCCATTTTTTGTTGTTCTTCAATTTGGGCTGCTTCTACTTTTAGTTTTTGGCCTTCTGGATAGCCTTGGTTGAAGCCTTGATAAAAACCCGTTTGATATTTTTGGCTT
This window contains:
- a CDS encoding ArsR/SmtB family transcription factor; its protein translation is MPTPLNKSYHFANDETEIQFQFKDLRKIVLDLRALNHELRQRIVRLLLDNGPMTVTQLYIKLRIEQSVASQHLAILRKANIVLAEREGKFIHYHLDKNQLERIEELLAGLQ
- a CDS encoding ArsR/SmtB family transcription factor, coding for MATTLSSNKQPTNHIDLHLLDQANQTIRALAHALRLDILSYIDKHPGTNVNSIYNALELEQSITSQHLRILRQAELVIYERQGKQILYTLNYSRLHSLQSAIKDFLK
- a CDS encoding endonuclease/exonuclease/phosphatase family protein encodes the protein MRYYLALLWCCASFWQLSAQADSSALREAEEGALKLGLKNFDDGARQGRAVRLTFYNVENLFDTEDDPKKRDDEFTPRGLKGWSYYRYKQKLSNIYKVLTALGGWGGPPEMVGFCELENRKVLEDLLSLTPLQKFRYKIVHEDSPDRRGIDVGFIYRSDKFEVLHHEPIRVVFPFDTAVKTRDVLYVCGKVLGSKDSLHIFVNHWPSRRGGQAASEPKRVYVAGLVRAKIDSIYKASPQAKIAVMGDFNDEAENISLTEVLRAVPEKEDLGPGDMYNYMHALSKNWQLGSHKFRGHWGTLDHMVVSTPLVQETAKGHLRASPLGAQIFAARFLLEEDRAYMGLQPFRTYGGPKFLGGFSDHLPIYVDLIYE
- the recJ gene encoding single-stranded-DNA-specific exonuclease RecJ; the encoded protein is MKAWKLRSFNTTTAQQLQEALKVHPVFCQLLVQRGVHDFEQAKQFFRPNLANLHAPNLLAGMPAALARLGQALAQGEKTLLFADYDVDGLSALLILHRILDQKLPLDYLLPDRFEQGYGLSVYAVEFAQAVNCSLIIALDCGSRDHKALALAQKLGIDVIIVDHHELLRKQQPKAAALINPKQAQCGYPNSEITAAGLAFKLAQALVEQENWPEAPLWPLLQWVALSLAADQAPLTGENRILAHHGLRFLEEEGEEILQQIQERLERPRPYNMQALYFGLVPLLNAPGRMGHAQTAADCLLAKGEKEQKKKLELLFLQNQARKRAQEEVYQEIQRILQEQGQWLERSLLLLAQPHWPLGVLGILASRLSKEWGRPCLLFGQNKAGNWQGSGRSPEGQELLPAVEACSAQLLQYGGHSRALGLQLKKEELAAFEAALEAQLYQQLSRGPEPEAIAIDAQLDFSLIGPKFWKLLKQFAPFGPGNPNPCFMSKNLCDSGYSKAINQKHLRLFLRQGQGSPQEGIAYNFMEHFEQIKSRKPFHLCYQLEEHFYRGRRKLQFVARDIKF